One region of uncultured Methanolobus sp. genomic DNA includes:
- a CDS encoding NB-ARC domain-containing protein — MDLRSKLDENLASKLNIIEQEAKEIWSKGELNHLYYTLHGLDHSQNVINLINKLVEGLSIELNDAEIFCLLSAAYLHDVGMQVKYDDDNSKCEGISKAKNRPYSVQDLIRDEHHIRSGRFIKDHSKTLKLDNYEADIIRLVSEGHRKTDLNSESYDDTGIGNDPMRVRLLSALLRVADELDVTYKRAPGQVYELLEKEMPSFSVLQWLKHHYTSALVITTTGNSTTINVHCHYPDVDNGNKIMNELIVKPINETIGEVQVILLRYGLDITLEQKLTINPDLDEIPADILELFFRPFSSVITELPKTKGFIGRNEELNQLSFSLDKNIIVIEGIAGIGKTYVAVKFAEKLKDDYDVYWYENLSEVSTLSSVLKKMALFLKGKGRPRMSNSLDNFGYDNDVLISLLRDELNTSKIAIFFDDYHKAEGELDPLLSQLKDIQKSKIIIVTRKKPAFYNIIDEKNNKVVIIKIDDWDIYHTEQMLKERFLTPNHDVLVKVHERLHGHPQYLNLFCILANNTDAEELLEKIPLALKDAHEYLEKEVYDSLNSEEKLLLQTISVFRIAETLDAFDSVNEFNNITVTLDSLIDNFLVDELGFNKFKVHDIIREFCMGDIGKAKTLKKYHANAAGYYLQDTENLENVLESVYHYKLAGMKEQSSRVLVGHVDNFISKGFWEKVESQLKESITFNKRKTQPNLIYLSARANMAIAELYERKGDYNECIHYANAAVSMFKKIGMHDNLLNPYMLLAAINHKKGNQEKVQYYQALCESILKSTEDKQREMAFKANSLQFADMDDDERLQSFYEVLSFFEDCDDEKKVAAVSRSISHIYRRIGEFEKSLFYLKKALKIYELRNDLFDMTVTSFDVAHTYALNINHVKNIGSLLECLNNVIQTYVQIGHLRGELEALLLKGDLLLKFNDFDLAIESYERALDIYISLNENEIYLNPRLSIGNSLTKAKKYDEAISYFLKIFEFNDITHDDFLCAKASLSELYILSKHYEQAMDNSVELIDEASDISNDLRFIYLGHFFASISSLHLNDFQKYYYHLKSIINFKSEKISIRWDFSDIKPALDDLGNEKMLIFDVVSYLKSETEYPCIRLEDVQIISESPNDSGVIFHPLVGSLALNKNDSDLQSIMFGLNEINKIDQCLPSIMEVSREKALLILGFLFQKGILECMSQSDCEFQVVLTEKGRKIKV; from the coding sequence ATGGATTTGAGGAGTAAATTAGATGAAAACTTAGCTTCTAAATTAAATATAATAGAGCAAGAAGCAAAAGAAATATGGTCAAAAGGTGAGTTGAATCACTTATATTATACATTACATGGTTTAGACCATTCTCAGAATGTAATCAATCTAATCAATAAATTAGTTGAAGGCTTAAGTATAGAACTAAATGATGCTGAAATTTTCTGTTTACTTTCAGCTGCTTATTTGCATGATGTTGGAATGCAAGTAAAGTATGATGACGACAACTCTAAATGTGAAGGTATCTCAAAAGCTAAAAATCGTCCATATTCTGTTCAAGATTTAATTAGAGATGAACATCACATAAGAAGTGGTCGTTTTATAAAAGACCACTCTAAAACTTTGAAATTAGATAATTATGAGGCAGACATAATAAGATTAGTCTCCGAGGGCCATAGAAAAACAGACCTTAACTCTGAATCATATGACGATACTGGTATTGGTAATGATCCTATGCGCGTTCGTCTTCTTTCAGCATTATTAAGGGTAGCTGATGAATTAGATGTTACTTACAAGAGAGCTCCCGGTCAGGTTTATGAGCTTTTAGAAAAAGAAATGCCCAGTTTTTCTGTTCTTCAATGGTTGAAACATCATTACACAAGTGCTCTTGTAATTACTACTACTGGGAACTCAACTACAATTAATGTACATTGTCATTATCCTGATGTGGACAATGGTAATAAAATAATGAATGAATTGATTGTTAAACCTATTAATGAAACCATAGGAGAAGTTCAGGTTATTTTATTACGATATGGCCTAGATATTACATTAGAACAAAAATTGACTATTAATCCTGATTTAGATGAAATACCGGCGGATATTTTGGAACTGTTTTTTCGTCCATTTTCTAGTGTAATTACTGAATTGCCTAAGACAAAAGGATTCATCGGACGCAATGAAGAACTGAACCAATTATCATTTTCTTTGGATAAAAATATAATAGTCATTGAAGGAATTGCAGGGATTGGTAAAACATATGTTGCGGTTAAATTTGCTGAAAAACTAAAAGATGATTATGACGTTTATTGGTATGAAAATCTAAGTGAAGTCAGTACTTTGAGTTCAGTACTCAAAAAAATGGCTCTTTTTTTAAAGGGAAAGGGCAGACCAAGGATGTCCAATTCGCTTGATAATTTTGGATATGACAATGATGTTTTAATTTCATTATTAAGAGATGAATTGAATACTTCCAAAATCGCGATTTTTTTTGATGATTATCATAAGGCCGAAGGAGAACTAGATCCCTTATTATCTCAGTTAAAAGATATACAAAAATCAAAGATTATAATAGTAACTAGAAAAAAACCCGCTTTTTACAATATAATTGATGAAAAGAACAATAAAGTAGTTATTATAAAAATAGATGATTGGGATATATATCACACAGAACAAATGTTAAAAGAGAGATTTTTAACCCCCAATCATGACGTTCTTGTAAAAGTGCATGAAAGACTTCATGGTCATCCTCAATATTTAAATCTTTTTTGCATACTTGCCAATAATACAGATGCAGAAGAATTACTTGAAAAAATACCTCTGGCTTTAAAGGATGCACATGAATACCTTGAGAAAGAAGTGTATGACTCTCTTAATTCAGAAGAAAAATTATTGTTGCAAACAATTTCTGTATTTAGAATAGCTGAAACTCTTGATGCATTTGACAGTGTTAATGAATTTAACAATATAACTGTGACATTAGATTCATTAATTGACAATTTTTTAGTCGACGAACTTGGGTTTAATAAATTCAAAGTTCATGATATTATTCGAGAATTCTGTATGGGGGATATCGGAAAAGCAAAAACATTAAAAAAATACCATGCCAATGCAGCCGGATACTATTTGCAGGACACTGAAAATTTGGAAAATGTTCTAGAATCAGTTTATCACTATAAACTGGCAGGAATGAAAGAACAATCATCACGTGTTTTGGTTGGTCATGTTGACAATTTTATATCAAAAGGTTTTTGGGAAAAAGTGGAATCACAATTAAAAGAGTCAATTACATTTAACAAAAGGAAAACGCAACCAAACTTGATATATCTGTCTGCAAGGGCAAATATGGCCATTGCAGAACTATATGAACGTAAGGGTGATTACAATGAATGTATTCATTATGCAAATGCAGCTGTATCTATGTTCAAAAAAATAGGTATGCACGATAATTTATTAAATCCCTATATGTTGCTTGCAGCCATCAATCATAAAAAAGGAAATCAAGAGAAAGTTCAATATTATCAGGCATTGTGTGAGAGCATTCTTAAATCCACGGAAGATAAACAAAGAGAAATGGCTTTTAAAGCAAACAGTCTACAATTTGCTGATATGGATGATGATGAAAGATTACAGTCTTTCTACGAAGTTCTTAGTTTTTTTGAAGACTGCGACGATGAAAAAAAAGTTGCAGCTGTTTCTCGAAGTATCTCTCATATATATCGAAGAATAGGGGAATTTGAAAAATCATTGTTCTATTTAAAAAAGGCTTTGAAAATATATGAACTACGGAATGATTTGTTTGATATGACAGTTACTAGTTTTGATGTTGCTCATACATATGCTTTAAATATAAACCATGTGAAAAATATTGGTAGTTTGTTAGAGTGTTTGAATAACGTAATACAAACATATGTACAGATAGGTCATTTGAGGGGAGAACTTGAGGCATTATTACTAAAAGGGGACTTATTGCTGAAATTTAATGACTTTGACCTAGCTATTGAATCATATGAACGTGCATTGGATATATATATCTCGTTAAATGAAAATGAGATTTATCTGAATCCAAGACTATCAATCGGAAATTCTCTAACAAAAGCCAAAAAATATGATGAAGCAATTTCTTATTTCTTAAAAATATTTGAATTCAATGATATAACGCATGATGATTTTTTATGTGCAAAAGCATCTCTTTCTGAGCTATATATATTGAGTAAACATTATGAACAAGCGATGGACAATTCTGTGGAATTAATTGATGAGGCAAGTGATATTTCAAACGATTTGAGATTTATATATCTTGGTCATTTTTTTGCATCCATCTCATCTTTGCATCTTAATGATTTCCAAAAATACTATTATCATCTTAAATCTATAATCAATTTTAAATCTGAAAAAATTTCTATTCGTTGGGATTTTTCAGATATTAAACCTGCTTTGGATGATCTTGGGAATGAAAAAATGTTAATATTCGATGTAGTTTCCTATCTAAAATCTGAGACCGAATATCCTTGTATTAGGCTAGAGGATGTACAAATTATTTCAGAATCACCTAATGATTCTGGAGTAATATTCCATCCACTGGTAGGTAGTTTAGCATTAAACAAAAATGATTCTGACTTGCAGTCTATTATGTTTGGTTTAAATGAAATAAATAAAATAGATCAATGTTTGCCTTCAATCATGGAAGTCAGTCGTGAAAAAGCTCTTCTTATTCTTGGATTCTTGTTCCAAAAAGGAATTCTTGAGTGTATGTCTCAAAGTGATTGTGAATTTCAAGTAGTACTTACTGAAAAAGGTCGCAAAATCAAGGTATAA